The genomic window AGAATAATTGacacagtactttaaagttttcaaaagctATACATCCATCAGGTTGAGGCTACAAGTAATACAAGCTGCATTTTAACTATGGGAAGAGTAGCTTAGAAAGCAAGGCAACTTACTCCTGGTTACATAACTATTAGATGACAGAAGAAAGATTTCAGTGCCCCCCAAACTAAAAGTAGAACCATATTTAGCTCCTGAACTTGAAATTCACCTGGGCAGAAACTCTTAGTTTGCTAGtcctggagtcacgaagactcatcttcctgtaattaaatcccacttcagacacttaactacctgtgtgaccctgggcaagtcacttcaccctgttggcctcagtttcctcatctgtaggatgagctggagaaggaaatggcaaaccactctagctttgccaagaaaactccaaattgggtgatgaagagtcagacacgattgaaaTGACTTGACAACTGTCTTACCTAAAGGATATTAAAGCAGGGAACAGGTAGCTATTGAGTGGCAGAATCTAAGgggaagataagtgagagaatcTCATGATCAGATGAGATTGTACTAGAGTCTCCTGAAGACCCTCCTTTGACCTAATCCTTGTTGTAGCTATTGTCCATATCCTATACTGAAATGAAGCATGTGCTTTATGTACTTAGATGAGCTACTAGTTACCCTCAGTAGAATGACTTTGTTCTTCAGGCAGCATGgtgttttcttcatcttcttccatttcttctagtGGTCTCATAGGAATTTCTCCTTCCAACTAGTGGATGAGGGGATGCAGGGAAGGAATAATAATGAGTTGAAAGTGAGGGGTTttgggaagaggggggaaaaaaaaccttttagaGTCCCCTCACAGGAAGAGTCATGTCACTTCCATAGATTCCTATATGAATGAATAAttcatctcatttcatttttgagatatatatatgcaattttgtggaaatgattctCTCAACCTTTTGCGAAATCTTCATATTACCTCCCACTCCTCCACACATATCAAGTTGAAAAAATATCCGCCAACAAGGAGAAACATCTTTACCTTTGCAACTTGAACATGAAAACATGCTGCCATCTTCTTGGCAAGAGTTCTAGTGCACTTGGAAAGCCAGGAGGTAGGATTGCTAGCTGCTTTGGTGGGAGAAACAAGGGAGATTAAGGAGATTTTAGAGCAGGGAGGAGTTCAAAACCTAGATCTATATCCTTTTATTGCCACACGAAGAGGGAAACAAAGGTCTAAATGGGAAAACAATCTAAGGTAAGATCTAGTTTGTGTCTCCCCAACCACCTGTATTgtccctcttgaaattattttgattcCTTATGAACGTATTTTGTCCTTCCCTGTAGGATGCAGATTTCTTGCAGCCAGGAACTggtttttaaggttttcttggtaacatgttggcctcagtttcatcatctgtaaaatagcaataatagcatgtaccttccagagttgttataaagatcaCAAGAATAATGATCAAGCTCTTTGAAAACCATAAGGAATTATGTGAATTCCAGCTATTATGCCAATGCTTACTACCAtgaatgcccagcacatagtaggtgcttcacaaaTGCTTGTTACTTTACTTGCTGAATAAAAGTTCCtcaaggtcagggactgtttctgtCTGTGTATGACTAGGATTTAGCCTTCTTTACATGCTCACTGAATTAAGATTCTCTCATCTGGCACAATGAGAAGTCACAGGTTTGTGGAAATACTTTTTTCCTAAGATGTAAATCACttggtggaggaaggggaggaggagacagggagacagaaaaaCATGTACACAAGGTGATCAGAGACTGAATATTGACAaggttggggaaaaaaaaatgagatttcagCAGGGAAGTAGAATCATATTCTTGTTCCCTACGTAGAGTTCTTCTCCAAAAGCAGCATATGAAATCAGTGAAGTCAGACTCAGCTACCATTAGGgagaattattttacataaagaaCAACATAAAAACGGTATGGTCTGTCCCTCATCCAATGGAGAGTTTCCCTTACATCCCCTGTAAGATCCATTCATAGGGTTGTAGGACAACCTGTTGCCTATTGCTCTACTTAAAAACTATCACTGCCATGACCAAACTTCCTTTCCCCATCTACCTCTTTATTAGGGTATTTACTGTCAGGCATGCACTCTTTcccttttgtatttgcatccccagtgacTGGTCCTTAACAGGGACTTAATGAATGCATGTTAATTGAAAAAGAGGGAAGACTGAAGACGGAAAGAATGGGAGGTAAAGCTAAAACCACCTGGTCCTTAGACCTCACCTTCTTTAGACTGGCATAGTGGCAAGCTTTTCTATAACCCCTTATGTTTTCAAAGATCATTATATCTATTCTCaggtgatcttcacaacagccttgggaggtagatgctattattcctattttacagacagTGAAACCAATGCAgaaagaagctaagtgacttgcccagggtcacacagctagcaaggatCTGAGATAAATTCTCTCTAGATAGAGTGgtgtatccactgaaccacctagttgcctcttaCATTTCTAAGCAAGACTCCGCTTTACAAGGTCATTGAAGGGGCTACATCATACAGCTCTGATAAACATAACTGTACCTGATGGAGATGGAACTAAGGAAAGGACAGGGAAAGAGCACCTACCCTGGAGTGAATCTTGCCTTAACACCAGTTGAGAGGGACCATTTGTCTCTAATAGCTGCAGAACTGGTGCATTTAGAGAACTCCTGTGTGGAGCATGAGAAAGACAATGTAAGACAAGGCatcagtctttttacaccttagcTCTAGACATTCTTTGCACTCACCTCTACTCAAATGCTGCCTTGACCTGTTGACTTTCAAACCCTGAATCTGCATTTGAGGTATACTTCACCTTCTTGCCCAACACCCCACAACAGGTCTAAGGAAGTGATTATGTTATGGGAGTAGGAGAAACCCCAAAGGCCACAAGGTGAGGTCAGAGTTGAAGGATAGCCTACCTACCTGATCACAGGAAAAGGAGGATGTGGTTCCCCTATATCAGAAGGGGTGGAGACATTTGAATCATCTGGAAGAGGCTCTGGGTTGTCTGCAACTgtactctttctttcttcttcctctggttcttttgtCAAGTCAAGGGCTAGAGCAAAAAAAGGTTGCATTTATtattaagaaggaaggaaaaggaataagcatttagcTGTCCCGCTACCCTGTAATAGGCATGGTACTAAGTGCTTTTCatgatgatttcatttgatctttacaactctgggaagtaaacagagttgaaatgacttgcccatgattgcACAGCTAGCAAAcatttgaggtaagatttgaactcaggtctttctgactccaggcccagagttctatccactgtaccaccttgctgcaaTGGATCTTTCAGAAAACTAGGGgaaaggcagagtcaagatggcagagtagaaagatgcacatactctagctcttcccccacagcccataaaatatctgtaaagaatgactctcaacaaattctagagcagaagtcacaaaacgatggagtggaggagatttataGTCCAggatgacctggaaggctgacgggaaaggtctgtcacacggGACATGGaacagagctgagcccagcccagccttggctgtgtggaGCTGGGAGGAGCAAAATCAGAGCAGGCCTTGAGGGCAGactccccagcagcagtggaggttcaaagatccctcaacccaaaggcagcttcaaaggtcagtgagagggctttttcacctccatgacaagggagcagggtcctcccctaaccctggccccaggcagcagcagaggcagcagcagtggtggggAGCAGCACTGCATGGCAATGGCCACGGCAGGCAACAGCCAGCCTCCATTTTTGGaacctcagcttaaagcccctggggaaattgagcagctgatatgaatctcagtcAAGAGCCAGAcaagggagtaaactcctctcccttgattgtgccaccttggaggaactgagaacttacaggtccccagagtataccctactcttgacaaaggactcaaaagtcaaataactggttgggaaaatgcccaaaaaaggaaaaaaaataagactatggaaggttactttcttggtgaacaggtattttctctcatccttttggataaagaagaacaatgtttaccatcaggggaagacataaaagtcaaagtttctgcatccaagacctccaaaataaatatgcaatagtcccaggccacagaagagctcaaaaaggattttgaaaatcaagtaagagaggtggaggaaaaattgggaagagaaatgagacagatgcaagaaaatcatgaaaagtgagtcaacagtttgctaaaggagaccaaaaaaaaaatgctggagaaaataacacctttaaaaacaggctaattcaattggcaaaaaaggcctgaaaagccaatgaggagaagaatgctttaaaaagcagaattggtcaaatggaaaagggggttcaaaactcactgaagaaaacagttctttaaaaattagaatgaaacagatggaagctaatgactttatgagaaaccaagaaattataaaacaaaaccaaaagaacgaaaaaaaatggaagataatgtgaaatatctcattggaaaaatgactgacctggaaaatagatccaggagagatctattaaaaattatgggattaccctgaaagccatgataaaaaaaaaaaaaaagaacctagacatcatctttcatgaaattatcaaggataactgccctgatattctagaagcagagggcaaaataaatattgaaagaattcactgatcccctcctgaaagagatccaaaaagagaaactcctaggaattttgtagccaaattccagagttccctggtcaaggagaaaatatttcaagcagctagaaagaaacaatgcatattgtggaaatacaatcaagatagcacaagatctagcagcttctacattaagggcttgaagggcttggaatatgatattccaggagtcaaaagaattaggattaaaaccaagaatcacctacccagcaaaactgagtataatacttcaggaggaaaatggtcattcaatgaaatagaggactttcaagcattcttgatgaaaagaccagagctgaaaagaaaatctgactttcaaacacaagaatcaagagaagcatgaaaagtaaacaggaaagagaaatcacaagggatttactaaagttgaactgttcacattcctacatggaaagataatatttgtaactcttgaaacttttctcagtatttgggtagttggaggaattacacacacacacacacacacacacacacacacacacactgagttgaataggaagggagcatatctaaaaaaataaaattaaggagcaagagaggaatatattgggagaagaaagagagaaatggaatggggcaaattatctctcatagaagaggcaagaaaaaacttttccaatggaaaggaaaaggagggaggtgagaggggaaaaagtgaagcttactctcatcacatttggctcaaagaaggaataacatgcactctcaatttggtatgaaaaatctatcttacactacaggaaagtaggggagaaggggataagcagagtaggGAAGGAttatggaagagagggcaaataggaagagggagcaattggaagtaaacactcttggggagggacaaggtcaaatgagagaacagaagaaatggggggcagaataggatggttagttagttttacacaacatgactgttatggaagtcatttgcaaaactacacatattatagtctatattgaattacttgccttctcagtggggatgggtggagagggagggaggaaggaagagaagttggaactcaaagttttaggaacaaatgttgtgTTGAAAAATCCTGGAAGCGATTCCAGAGAACTAGTGaggaagcatgctacccacctcaTGTCTGAGGGGCAATGAattaaatatgcagaatgagatattATGTTTTGGACATGGCAAATGAAGAGATTGTtgtttaactattattatttgttacaaggattttgttttttcttttcttctggaaaaATATGGGAGAAAATtctttatttagaaaaataaaatttaattacaaATTCTAAGATATTAGGTGATATCAGAGATACTACGGTACTAGAGAAAGGCAAATGCtggatggatttttttctctcccctcctcttcccctccaaattctctctttatAAGCCAGTGGGATGATTAATTCCATAACAGGTCACATCagactttattttccttttttggacagTCTCACCTTGTCTAACATGTCAGAGGGATGGATGTTAATTGAGTTTATCTATAGGTCCAGATAACATGCCTATCAAATTTTCAGAGAATACAAAAACTTCAGGGGCAGAACTAACCTCAGGACGATCAGTTTGAGATCTAGacatcttgacaggctagagcaCTGGGAATCCAATAAGATGAAACACAGATACATGTAAAGACCTACATAggttttaaaggggaaaaaataaatcagtttCTCAAGTATAAGATGGCCAAGACAGACAGAAATTatctagggaaaaaaatccaggTGTGGTAGAGAGCAAGCCAGTATGTCCTACCAAGAGAGTAAGCCATAGCAAGTTAGTATGATGTGGTGAACCTTTTATGTTGGACTACAGCTTTCATAAATAAGAATAACT from Notamacropus eugenii isolate mMacEug1 chromosome 1, mMacEug1.pri_v2, whole genome shotgun sequence includes these protein-coding regions:
- the LOC140520756 gene encoding uncharacterized protein isoform X5, which gives rise to MGVENIFPSQSVELQCLPDEVKPDFETTSLSEGSSESKSASESSSSCRSGCLGSSASTPTLDLTKEPEEEERKSTVADNPEPLPDDSNVSTPSDIGEPHPPFPVIRSSLNAPVLQLLETNGPSQLVLRQDSLQASNPTSWLSKCTRTLAKKMAACFHVQVAKLEGEIPMRPLEEMEEDEENTMLPEEQSHSTEDVPGVPNIVALEEPPSQTQEVSEIAPDHLQKQIPEQSDKDNLRKSFGMFHNRESQDLLVTRSRSMSFP
- the LOC140520756 gene encoding uncharacterized protein isoform X3 codes for the protein MGVENIFPSQSVELQCLPDEVKPDFETTSLSEGSSESKSASESSSSCRSGCLGSSASTPTLDLTKEPEEEERKSTVADNPEPLPDDSNVSTPSDIGEPHPPFPVIRSSLNAPVLQLLETNGPSQLVLRQDSLQAASNPTSWLSKCTRTLAKKMAACFHVQVAKLEGEIPMRPLEEMEEDEENTMLPEEQSHSTEDVPGVPNIVALEEPPSQTQEVSEIAPDHLQKQIPEQSDKDNLRKSFGMFHNRESQDLLVTRSRSMSFP